The following nucleotide sequence is from Mangifera indica cultivar Alphonso chromosome 1, CATAS_Mindica_2.1, whole genome shotgun sequence.
CAGTAATTctgattgaattattaaatttcatcaaCTTCCATTGACCAAGAATCGGTTAGAGTTAAGAAACTGGTAGTACTCTTCCTCCCCATAAAGTTTCCTGAAAGATAAGAGTAATCAATAACAGTTTACATTAGCATAACTACTAGTTTACAATGTTTGATAATTCAAGAAAAGAGATATCTAGTTGTTGTTAGCACTGGCAACACCTCTCCAAAGTTTACATATGTACTGAAGCCTTTCTAAAAACTGAAGGAAGTAGTGGATGAAACTAATAAGAACTAATACTTCCAGCTCCAAAATGTTTACTGGAATATGCTAAATATGAATCACTTCACAAAACTTGCTAACAATTAAGgcttttaaataaaaacttctTGAATTACTCTATTGGTTAGATCTTATCTTGATCCTTTACATGGATCTTCATTTTAGTGGACAGTCTGTTCACTCCTtcataattcttcaattgatgATATCGTTTAATTTCTTCTCAAATGacaaaaagtaagaaaaaaaatcttgaatatgaTCCAGATATACAAAGATAAAgacaataacaaaaacaataccAGGCAGAGGAAAATTTTCAGAAGCCTTGAATTTTTTAAGCCGAGATCATTTAAATTGAAACTTACGCTAAATCTGCCAACGTTTCTGACTTAATCACAGCCTTCCCTTCTGGCAGTTCAAGACAAGAATAATgcattattatttctttcaaagtGTGCTTTGTACTTTTAATGTCGTTATCCCATAAGATGCTCTgaaattaaaagcaaaattatgtAAGCTCACATGTAGTATGCCAGACAGCAAAGTCTAAGTAAATAGCATAAAAATATTGCTatgaaagtttaaaaacatgtaaAGCATGCCAAATTGATCCTGATGTCAACTCAAATTTCCAAATCTCGTAGAAGGGATATGTGAGCTAGTTCCTGATTGAATTATAGTTGGTCAACACACACAAAGGAAAACCTACCTTCCGAACATATTCTCTTTTCACATCTTCCCAGGGTAATTTGCCTCCAGGAGAGAACATTGATGCATTCCAGAGTGCTCCTCTAGCAACCATGACTGACGAGGCACCTTAGAAAAACACAAGTATTACTTAGAATTCATAAAAATCCAACAGAATTCAACAAAGGAATATAGAAGTTTGCATGTTCAATAAAAAACCGATTCATTGTATGCACTAATGCAATATCAAATCAATCCATTTGCAGAAGTCCCTAAGGAGGCTTGATATTTCAACTACCCATAAACTGtccaaataacaatattaaattgtattttacAATCAATATTTGATGAATATACACTCTTCAATggtgcattattaataattctaataaacaataaataaattttatgaaagtaaacaagagtatttttttttattagaatgaaattaattaaacaaaaatatattgaaaagatCTCACTACTTCTGTATAATGTTTCAcctaatatagaaaatatttaaatctttcaagcACATTTTcctgtaatataaaataaaagatgtatatttAAATGTCCAAATCATTGCTTCATACATTTACATTGACATTGCCAATTCCATCACACTATAAAGtttgaagaaataagaaaacaattagaCAATATCTACCGGTAGCGCTTTTAATGTGTTGAAAATCATCATACTCAAAGACATCGCCATTAGCAATAACTGGAATAGACAATGCTGCTACAACATCAGCAATTTCACTCCACTTAGCTGGATCCCTTGGCCTATCTGCTACTTTTCtgcaaaatttttcaagaaaaatacatgtcacaactgaaataaaatttgagagagtTTTATACTAAAATTTCCAAGGTTATGTAATGATAAATCTAGATATTTAAATGCAGACATAGTGATTGAGCTTTACATTTAAAGGTTTTCAGAGGATATACATGTATAAACAGGGAAGCTACATTActaggttaaaaaatattatctttctATGTAATAACTTAATTCCTATTTCACTTCCATGTTTAAGAAATAGCAAGTATTCCAAATTCTTTCTAGCTCAAgcgaaaagataaaaaattgatctaaaaacTCCAGTAATTTGTCCTGGCAATGGCAGATTTTGCCTTGGGAGTCAAACAAGTTTCAAACAAGGCCTGGAAAGGATATGCTTTGATTGAGTTCCTTTCTCTATGGAAAGGAAGCCAATGTCAGaagaaaataagttaattttaaaatgatacaAAACTGTTCACTATACAACCTCAAGTTGACTGTGTCGCTGGCCTGACCATACAGAacaaatgtaaataataataatccattATATTGGAAAATCATAAATACTGCACAAATGCATCTCATGGAACAAATGTCATAGCATGGAATGAAGCAATGAACATCAAAATCTACTCAATCACACAAATAAAAGTATGAAGCTCCTGACAAAATATGCGCAACCTAGAAACAACCTTCCATGCACAGCAAGAGCAGAAACACCTGTTTTCTCAATTCTCCTTGCTAGTTCAACAGTATCCTGAGATGATTTTAGAAGTCGAATCTTGCATGTCACCGGAACATCCAAATTCCTTTTCAGTGTTGTCAAAATCTggattaaagaaataaaaaataagggaTAGTcttattgaatattttcaaccaaaaaaaggaaaaagagactTCTCCAAGTATATGCAAGCATACATCATGAATGAGCTCTGGCTTAGCCAACAGAGCAGCACCCATGCCCCCACTCACAGAAAATGACTTGGGGCAGCCCATATTGATATCAACTGCTGCAACATCTTCACACCTAAATGGATAAATTCCGGTCAATaatgattaatcaaaataagGAGTGGAGAAAAGGTTTTGGTCAGAGAAGGGATGACTAAATGCCTCCAAATTGACCAACCCCTAATTTCAGACACAGATCTAAAATCCAAGCTGCCTACACCTAACTTGAATGGGAGAGAAATCATTGACAGATCAGGTATTGCATTAGTTTTAAATGCATCACTGAAATGAATATGCCTTGTGTAATGCCAATGCAGGTTCCAAGCTATGACTGCTTAACAATTATAACAAATGAAATAGCTAAGCcattattataaatcaaatattatgcCTGCTAAGTAATTATTATAAACCAAATAGCAGCAATAAATCAATCATTTCAATTTTGCgcctaatataaatttaaataggCTATAAAGCTTAATACAGCTTGACTGGCTCAATGATGCACTTCTGACAGTTCTTTATAGTATAAATACACATGAAATTACTTGAACAATTCcaaaaccatttttattttctggcTCAACTAAAGCACATTAACTCTCAGGATTTATATCAAACAACTCAGCCAGGAAAATTGCAGCATTTGCTTTTACCCCATCCAAATTTAATGAGTGCCAAGCACGCCCTAAAGAGCCACTAGAGAGCTAATTGCATCAGTGACTTCTATCAAAATTTCCTTTAATGAAACGAAATATACACTTTCCAAGAATTTAAAGCTACAACAGAAACCAGATTTAGCACTTTAAAACAATGAATACCTGGACAACTTACACTATCTTTGCAGCATTTAGGGCCCTCACAGCATCAGAAGTTCCCATTTGAAATACTACCTGATTTCTTTCTTGATGACAAGTTCTAAATACAACATTATCTGTTCCCTTCTCCACAAAATCTGTTGAGCCAATGTAATCTGGACAACAAAAGAATATATGTGGCTCcaatcattaaatcataaatcaacAATAGACCAAATTTTTCCTTCCACAGCTTCCACCAAAAATAGGATTTAATTAGCTATTCATTACACAAATATACTAGAAATAACATCAATAGTCTATTTGACTTGCCAttcaaaagacaaaaacaagaaattctGTTTAGGAATCATTACATTGatttgtttatacaaataagGTGAGACAGAGAAGAGCTATGGGTATAGGCTCATGTCATTAATTAGGTGTTTGTTAGCAATGAAATGTCTTGAGTTCTCTCTCCAAAATCAATTCACTGAGAAAGTTATAGATTTCATGGACCATTCAAGTATGTCTGTATTTATCACCATATTTCTCTCCTCATTCAACCTTTTTTCACCATGCACCACTTAAAAAGGTTGAACGAAATTGAAGGAATTCTAAACCGTTTCCCTTTACTCCTCCTTCAGGATGGAACAAAGAAACCTAGACCATGTACAATACTTCCCAAAACTCTTACTAAGTCTAGAACAATGACTAATTTATCGTTCAACTTATTTATATGTTCTATCTCAAAAacttaaaagtttcaaaagtaaatTCAGTAAATGTCAGATAAGTTTGATCTCACACTCATTTACTAAAATTTTCTGATCTTTGCTTTAAATGGAGCAACCATAATCTGAGTGCTTGGATTTTGTTTCTCTTGTCCATGAGATTGATTAAGGAATGCATCatcaaataatgttatatcAAATAGAACCTATTATAAgtctatcaatttattttagagAATGGAAAACTTCATAATTCAAAAACTCAATGCGGAAGCTATTAATGGAATTGTTAAGAAGCCAAAACTGTTTAccatttattaaaaagaaaaaaaaaaatttgaaaaaaatcaaattactcTATTGATCTGAAACATGGATAAAAGATTGCCACTTATTACATGCTAGGACTCAACTAGTACATAACTGGCTACCCCAACCTCCAATTCAATGCTTGTACCACAATAAGAAAGAAacctaatttaaacaaaaaggGAACAATCAACAATAATTAAACTTGAAGTGCCtacataaaagaaaatgcatATTCATCACAAATAGCTTGTTGATGAGTCCATTGAATGGCGCATTTCTACAATCAAAACCCTCATACAAGCTCATCATGTCATACATTGGCCAAAAGTGGTCAAGGATTTTAACATCAGATCTCACAAGCAAGCCCAACCAAGCAAAGACCCAAGCCAAGAGCAGGGAACACCATTATAATCTACCAAATCAAGCAGTTTTCATAGcttctaaattttttgaaacCTTAAGAGAAGGACACAGTAAATGATTGGCAGTTAATGATACCTTTAAAAACCCTTATAGTACTATAATTTTTGGTCATTTGATTGAGTTGGCCCAAAAAAGAAAGGATGAAAACCATATATCTTGTTTGCTGTTAGCTATGCAATATTTTTTGGTCTGTGGTTTCCAGCTCACAAAAACACagcaaaaataaatgaataaccTTCACCTGGACGTCGCCTGCCTACATTTTGCTACACTGCTTCAGCTGATGACAGGCCAAATAGACAGTTATACAGTTTGAGCCTGAAACGCTGAGAGTATGAGCATTGTTGAAATATATGTTGTAATATCGTGTAAATAAGGAATCCAtcatataaaatagaaatatatagaTATCTTTCCTAAGTTAGATAGACGTAGTTAATAGCTTTTCTAGATTAGTTAAATATACTtcttatataatattgtatttttctttgaatCAATACATCGAAATATTCTCCAATCATCATCTTTTTTTATATGGTACCAGAGCCTATATTAGGCTTCTAAAATTTTCCCAACAATCCTAACCCGCGTCCCAGAAATTCTAAGTCGTTTTCCAGCTGTCTCCTCTAGCCATcatgtttttgttctttttcgGTAGTCGTGCCTACACCATTGTGACCGGAACTACCTCGCCAACAAACCTTTGGAAGAAGTGTCACCATTTGCCACTGCACACACCTCCACGCACCATTAGTCCTCTCAGTAGCCTTCGTTGCCAATCTCCTTCTCCAGCAAACGTGCGACAACACTGCCTCTCCTAGTGGACTTAGAAGATGCCAAGAAAATCTCATATCATAGTAAAGTAAAAACAAGACGTTTTGGCCAAATCAAGCGTAGAAGTAGAGTATCATGCTATGACCTTAGTTACCCATGATCTTATCTAGTTGAAGCAGTTAATTCAAGAGTTGAAGTTTTCAGATATATCGTAAATGATATTACTTTGTGACAACCAAACTGCACTTCACATTTCTTCTAATTCagtttttcatgaaagaacaaagcacatagaaatttattttcattt
It contains:
- the LOC123209187 gene encoding tRNA-dihydrouridine(20) synthase [NAD(P)+]-like, producing MEYENKLVLAPMVRVGTLPFRLLAAQYGADITYGEEIIDHKLLKCERRVNDYIGSTDFVEKGTDNVVFRTCHQERNQVVFQMGTSDAVRALNAAKIVCEDVAAVDINMGCPKSFSVSGGMGAALLAKPELIHDILTTLKRNLDVPVTCKIRLLKSSQDTVELARRIEKTGVSALAVHGRKVADRPRDPAKWSEIADVVAALSIPVIANGDVFEYDDFQHIKSATGASSVMVARGALWNASMFSPGGKLPWEDVKREYVRKSILWDNDIKSTKHTLKEIIMHYSCLELPEGKAVIKSETLADLAKLYGEEEYYQFLNSNRFLVNGS